In Acidimicrobiales bacterium, one DNA window encodes the following:
- the ychF gene encoding redox-regulated ATPase YchF, with product MERFGFVGLSNAGKSSLYNALAGGGVLTASYAFATTAPNVGVARVPDDRLEQLATMSASRKVVPASVEFADIGGLVEGASQGEGLGNRFLAGIREVDAIVFVLRAFKDSDVPGPTDPLEHLRVVEVELALADLDSAEKQLYKVRRASKGDPTLAGAVAALGRAVDRLAEGVPLYRSDLTAGERDELQPFFLLTDKPVLAVVNLDEDQVVGSDEVLAPVAAELAGAEVIGMCVQLEAEAALLGDGDRAEILDGLGLGEGALPRFVRAAHHLLGLRTFFTTGEKESRAWTFRAGSSAPECAGRIHTDFQRGFIRAETIRWDVLLDEGSWVRARESGLVRSEGKDYRPEDGDVMEFLFNV from the coding sequence GTGGAGCGTTTCGGGTTCGTGGGCTTGTCCAACGCAGGCAAGTCCTCGCTCTACAACGCCCTGGCCGGCGGGGGAGTTCTCACCGCGTCGTACGCCTTCGCCACGACGGCCCCCAACGTCGGCGTGGCCCGGGTCCCCGACGACCGTCTGGAACAGCTGGCCACCATGAGCGCCTCCCGCAAGGTTGTACCGGCCAGCGTGGAGTTCGCCGATATCGGCGGCCTGGTTGAAGGGGCCTCCCAGGGCGAGGGGTTGGGTAACAGGTTTCTGGCCGGCATCCGTGAGGTCGACGCCATCGTGTTCGTCCTCCGGGCCTTCAAAGACAGCGACGTGCCCGGGCCTACCGATCCCCTGGAGCACCTCCGGGTGGTCGAGGTGGAACTGGCCCTCGCCGACCTTGACTCCGCCGAGAAGCAGCTTTACAAGGTCCGCCGGGCCTCTAAAGGGGATCCGACACTGGCCGGTGCCGTGGCGGCCCTCGGAAGGGCTGTCGATCGCCTAGCCGAGGGGGTGCCCCTCTACCGCAGCGACCTGACGGCCGGCGAGAGGGACGAACTGCAACCATTCTTCCTCCTCACCGACAAGCCGGTGCTCGCCGTGGTCAACCTGGACGAGGATCAGGTGGTCGGCTCCGACGAGGTACTAGCCCCGGTCGCCGCGGAACTGGCCGGAGCGGAGGTCATCGGCATGTGCGTCCAGTTGGAGGCCGAGGCGGCGCTCCTCGGCGACGGGGACCGGGCCGAGATACTCGACGGCCTGGGACTCGGCGAGGGGGCCCTCCCGCGCTTCGTGCGGGCCGCCCACCACCTCCTCGGCCTGCGGACCTTCTTCACCACGGGGGAGAAGGAGAGCCGGGCGTGGACCTTCCGGGCCGGTTCGTCGGCCCCCGAGTGCGCCGGCCGGATCCACACCGACTTCCAGCGGGGCTTCATCCGGGCTGAGACCATTCGCTGGGACGTGCTGCTGGACGAGGGGTCGTGGGTCCGGGCCCGGGAGTCAGGGCTCGTCCGAAGCGAAGGCAAGGACTACAGGCCCGAGGACGGCGACGTCATGGAGTTCCTCTTCAACGTCTGA
- a CDS encoding DUF192 domain-containing protein, whose product MPWLVRGDQVLSSLRVADSSSARIRGLVGRDGLEGAILLRPARSVHTLDMRLPIDVAHLDYDLTVLRTTRMDGLRVGRPVRRARAVLKAEAGSFERWGLAVGDVLEVRE is encoded by the coding sequence ATGCCGTGGTTGGTGCGGGGAGATCAGGTGTTGTCCAGCCTCCGAGTGGCCGACTCGTCGAGCGCTCGAATCCGTGGGTTGGTGGGTCGTGACGGGCTTGAGGGGGCAATCCTGCTGCGACCCGCCCGGTCGGTCCACACGCTGGACATGCGCCTGCCCATCGACGTGGCCCACCTGGACTACGACCTCACGGTGTTGCGCACCACGCGCATGGATGGCCTGCGGGTGGGACGACCGGTACGTCGAGCCCGGGCCGTGCTCAAGGCCGAGGCGGGGAGCTTCGAACGCTGGGGCCTGGCCGTCGGCGACGTGCTGGAGGTGCGGGAGTGA
- the rsmI gene encoding 16S rRNA (cytidine(1402)-2'-O)-methyltransferase: MSTAAAGPAHFVLVATPIGNLGDLSPRAVETLAAVDLVACEDTRRTGRLLAHAGVVGADLLRLDEHTEERAATEVIRRLDDGGTVALVSDAGMPGISDPGERVVRRVVEAGHRIEVVPGPSAPVAAVAASGLPTARWCMEGFLPRKGSARADRLAELAVEERTMVILESPHRLAATLADLAAALGGDRRVVVARELTKLHEEFRRGTLDEVAAWAAEPPKGEMVLVVDGAPEPGEADDNRVRAVLAELRAGGASTRDAADEAARRLGVSRRRAYRLALG; this comes from the coding sequence GTGAGCACGGCGGCCGCCGGACCGGCCCACTTCGTGCTGGTGGCCACGCCCATTGGCAACCTGGGCGACCTCTCACCGCGGGCCGTCGAGACGCTGGCGGCCGTCGACCTGGTGGCCTGCGAGGACACCCGCAGAACGGGACGCCTGCTGGCCCACGCCGGCGTGGTGGGAGCCGACCTGCTGCGCCTCGACGAGCACACAGAGGAGAGAGCGGCCACCGAGGTGATCCGTCGCCTGGATGACGGCGGCACGGTGGCTCTCGTCTCCGACGCCGGCATGCCAGGTATCTCCGATCCGGGCGAGAGGGTGGTCCGCCGGGTGGTCGAGGCCGGCCACCGGATCGAGGTGGTGCCCGGGCCATCGGCTCCGGTAGCCGCCGTGGCAGCCAGTGGCCTACCGACCGCCCGCTGGTGCATGGAGGGCTTCCTCCCCCGTAAGGGGAGCGCCCGAGCCGACCGGCTAGCCGAGCTGGCCGTGGAGGAGCGCACCATGGTGATCCTGGAATCGCCCCATCGGCTGGCTGCCACCCTGGCCGACCTGGCCGCCGCCCTGGGAGGGGACCGACGGGTGGTTGTGGCCCGTGAACTCACCAAGCTCCACGAGGAGTTCCGGCGGGGGACCCTGGACGAGGTCGCCGCCTGGGCCGCCGAGCCGCCAAAGGGCGAGATGGTCCTGGTAGTGGACGGGGCGCCGGAGCCCGGCGAGGCCGACGACAACCGGGTCCGCGCCGTACTGGCCGAGTTACGAGCTGGTGGTGCCTCCACCCGAGACGCCGCCGACGAGGCGGCCCGCCGACTCGGGGTGTCGCGCCGTCGGGCCTACCGCCTGGCCCTGGGATGA